The nucleotide window CGAACGCGCGGCGTGTTTCCGCGTCGGCATTCCGCAACCAGGCTTTTGAGACGCGCACCGCCTTGGGGAGAAACTTGTCGAACAAGTTGGGGTGATACTTGGCGCTCATTATCCGAACCCCAAGCCGCGCTCTTTGAGCGAGACAAATTTGTTGCCGCCCAGGACTAGATGATCGAGCACATCAATGTCGAGCAGTTTGCCGGCGTTGACGATCTCGCGCGTAACTGCCACATCTTCTGGTGACGGTGATGGATCACCGGAGGGGTGATTGTGGGCGATGATGACGGCGGCGGCGGCGATGCGGATTGGCTCGGCGAACAATTCTGACACGCGAATGACGGTGGTGTGGAGAGAACCCTGATACGCTTGATGTACACGGATCACACGGTTTTTAGTGTTGAGACACAGGACCCGCATTTGCTCATGGTCGAGCAGGTGCATATCGTCGAGTAGTTGCGCAGCATCTCCGGGGGCGCGAATGATCGCCTCATCGCCGGAAACAAATTCACGCGCTCGGCGTGCGAGTTCCATCGCGGCTCGCAGTTGATAAACACGGCGTGGTGTCATGCTCTTGGTGCCTAACAGGTCCGTGTTGGGTGCGCGAACAATTCCGTAGATCGAACCGTAGCGTTGAATCAACTGCATCGGCACGAGATTGTCCGGCACACCCAGGACGACCTGGAGGATGGTCAAGTCGTCCACGTGCGGCGCGTGTTCGAGTTGCGTCAAATCCGCGCCAGTGGTCTCGCGGATCAAACGCTCAATGCCGTCTTTGGCTTCGTTTTCGTCTGCGTATGCGCCGGCGGCGTTCTGGCGAATCCGTACGAGTGCTTTGCTCTCTGGCAGAGCACCTAGTACGTCACGGATACCCATTTCTTTACGCTTGACGCGGACCGCATCGCCGGCGGCGCAATTGCAAATGACTGGCTTTTTCTTCGGGTCCGCTTTGACCCAGCCCGTATCAAGACAAATCCCGCACGTTGCCATGCGGGATTGTTCAACCTGGGACGCATTCGGCTCGAATGCTTGCGGCTTGACGTGGATCGGCGTTCCACTGAACAAGGGTAAATCTTCGTGCGTGTCACCGAACATCGAGGATTGATCGCTCATTGCGCCGACTCCTGGTCACACGCGGGGCAATACGGTTGTTTGCAGCGCGGGCATTCTATCGGCGTGCCTGGGTCAACGGGTGCGAGCGCGGTCACTTCGCCGTCCGCGCATTGGTGCAGAATAGGGCCTGACCAACTGCCATGTTCGGCGTGA belongs to Chloroflexota bacterium and includes:
- the radC gene encoding DNA repair protein RadC, whose protein sequence is MSDQSSMFGDTHEDLPLFSGTPIHVKPQAFEPNASQVEQSRMATCGICLDTGWVKADPKKKPVICNCAAGDAVRVKRKEMGIRDVLGALPESKALVRIRQNAAGAYADENEAKDGIERLIRETTGADLTQLEHAPHVDDLTILQVVLGVPDNLVPMQLIQRYGSIYGIVRAPNTDLLGTKSMTPRRVYQLRAAMELARRAREFVSGDEAIIRAPGDAAQLLDDMHLLDHEQMRVLCLNTKNRVIRVHQAYQGSLHTTVIRVSELFAEPIRIAAAAVIIAHNHPSGDPSPSPEDVAVTREIVNAGKLLDIDVLDHLVLGGNKFVSLKERGLGFG